The Rhodocytophaga rosea genome has a segment encoding these proteins:
- a CDS encoding 3-keto-disaccharide hydrolase: MKIIVRTLLYLGIWVCSSYYSHAQIGKIPPGFTPLFNGKNLNGWHISRTTHQGTTPHIYVEKGVIVLKQQPYGQGGVLLTDKKFKNYELYLDVKVDSFCNGGIFLRSTESGQGYQVELSEPGGTGDLIGEMLRISQSAKAAKKGEVWKPNEWNTFRIRMTGEVPHLTLWINGEQMWDVTQPKNDFIAGAVEGMIGLQTHWSAVYSEAAKSFNMSGAWRPGAAHRYRNIAVKELK; this comes from the coding sequence ATGAAAATTATAGTTAGAACATTGCTTTACTTGGGAATATGGGTATGTAGTAGCTATTATTCACATGCCCAGATTGGCAAAATTCCACCAGGATTTACACCGCTGTTTAATGGGAAAAACCTGAATGGCTGGCATATCAGCCGTACCACCCATCAGGGAACTACTCCTCATATTTATGTGGAAAAGGGTGTTATTGTCCTCAAACAGCAACCATATGGCCAGGGCGGTGTATTGCTTACCGACAAAAAGTTTAAGAACTATGAACTATACCTGGATGTAAAAGTAGACTCTTTTTGTAATGGAGGAATATTTCTCCGCTCTACCGAAAGCGGCCAGGGCTACCAGGTGGAATTATCTGAGCCCGGTGGCACTGGTGATCTGATTGGCGAAATGCTCCGGATCAGCCAGAGTGCCAAAGCGGCAAAAAAAGGAGAAGTCTGGAAGCCCAATGAATGGAATACTTTCCGCATCCGCATGACGGGTGAAGTGCCCCACCTTACTTTATGGATCAATGGAGAACAGATGTGGGATGTTACCCAGCCCAAAAACGACTTTATTGCCGGAGCTGTAGAGGGTATGATCGGATTACAAACGCACTGGTCAGCTGTATATTCTGAAGCAGCAAAATCCTTTAATATGTCTGGTGCCTGGCGGCCTGGTGCAGCTCACCGGTACCGTAATATTGCCGTTAAAGAATTAAAATAA
- a CDS encoding SUMF1/EgtB/PvdO family nonheme iron enzyme codes for MWEWVQDYYNEKIFADPLPPKSGKVHVLKGASFVGDVKNATYMTHAAGPGNGWDVGFRVVREVSE; via the coding sequence GTGTGGGAATGGGTGCAGGATTATTATAATGAGAAAATCTTTGCTGATCCGTTACCTCCCAAATCAGGTAAAGTACATGTATTGAAAGGTGCTTCCTTTGTGGGAGATGTAAAAAATGCCACTTACATGACCCATGCGGCAGGACCTGGGAATGGCTGGGATGTAGGTTTCAGGGTAGTACGGGAAGTTTCAGAATAA